From the genome of Halomonas sp. LR3S48:
CGCCTACCTGGGCCCCGGCCCCCGCGTACTCGGCACCATCATCAACAATATCTACGGCAACGCCATGGACAATTATGTCCTGGTGGCCATCCCGCTGTTCGTGCTGATGGCACGCTTCCTCAACGACTCGGGGGTCACCGAGAAAATGTTCGAGTCGATGCGCCTGCTGCTGGCCAACCTGCGCGGCGGCCTGGCGCTGACCGTGGTCATCGTCTCGGTACTGCTCGCCGCGACCACCGGCATCGTCGGCGCCTCGATCGCGGTGATGGGCATGATCGCCCTGGCCCCGATGCTCAAGTACGGCTACCACAAGGGGCTCAGCACCGGTGTGATCATGGCCAGCGGCTGCCTCGGCATCCTGATCCCGCCGAGCATCATGCTGATCCTGATGGCGAGCTATTCGCCGGTGTCGGTGGGGGCGCTGTTCGCCGGCGCCTTGGTCCCGGGATTGCTGCTGGGCGCCATGTATGCCCTCTACGTGCTGGTGATCTGCCTGGTGAAACCGAGCTACGGCCCGCCGGTTCCTCCCGAGGAGCGCGCCGAGACCAGCACCGGCGAGCTGTTGCTGATGCTGGCCAAGTACGTGCTACCGCCGATGGCGCTGATCCTCGGCGTGCTGGGCGCGCTGTTCACCGGCGTCGCCACCGCCACCGAGGCCTCGGCCATCGGGGTAGGCATCGCCTTCGTGCTGTTTTTGATCTTCGGCGACCGCAAGATCTCCACCTGCTTTCGCACCCTGATCGACGCCAGCAAGACCACCACCATGGTGATGCTGGTACTGGTCGGTGCGACCGCCTTCACCGGGGTGTTCTCCCGCGGCGGTGGCATGACGGTCATCCACGAGCTGGTCATGGCCATGCCCGGCGGCACCACCGGCGCCTTGATCCTGATGCTGTTCCTGGTCTTCGTCCTGGGCATGTTCCTCGACTGGACCGGCATCGTGCTGCTGAGCTTTCCGATCATGCTGCCGATCGTCGCCGACATGGGGATCGACATGCTGTGGTTCGTGGTGATGGTGGCCGTGGTGCTGCAGACCTCCTTCCTCACGCCGCCGTTCGGCTACGCGCTGTTCTACCTCAAGGGCGTGGCACCGAAAGGCGTGGAGATCATCGATCTCTACAAGGCGGTGATC
Proteins encoded in this window:
- a CDS encoding TRAP transporter large permease, translating into MSLSPEMLTLVMFGGLLVGLFMGHPLAFVLGGVAVIGAYLGPGPRVLGTIINNIYGNAMDNYVLVAIPLFVLMARFLNDSGVTEKMFESMRLLLANLRGGLALTVVIVSVLLAATTGIVGASIAVMGMIALAPMLKYGYHKGLSTGVIMASGCLGILIPPSIMLILMASYSPVSVGALFAGALVPGLLLGAMYALYVLVICLVKPSYGPPVPPEERAETSTGELLLMLAKYVLPPMALILGVLGALFTGVATATEASAIGVGIAFVLFLIFGDRKISTCFRTLIDASKTTTMVMLVLVGATAFTGVFSRGGGMTVIHELVMAMPGGTTGALILMLFLVFVLGMFLDWTGIVLLSFPIMLPIVADMGIDMLWFVVMVAVVLQTSFLTPPFGYALFYLKGVAPKGVEIIDLYKAVIPFCALIVLACLLMAFFPVLVTGLPSLMLGY